One Lysinibacillus sp. OF-1 DNA segment encodes these proteins:
- a CDS encoding DEAD/DEAH box helicase, with protein MKYKGWLLPPALRDFHEGRIWLKNHSPYSSAHIDNAIERKYFNLIEGIQMKPVIRCNRCHNTNPQLFTLFDCSKCQQQCLYCRHCIKMGRVSSCTNLMVWIGPKAIKTYKHLFKWAGQFTELQQQAANETLASVTAKRSHLIHAVCGAGKTELLFPTVYDALKRGLRVCIATPRTDVVLELTPRFQQVFPETIIHALYGGVLQQHGYAQMVIATTHQLYRFDKAFDVIIVDEADAFPYTFDETLQRAVGKAKKEHAPIVFVTATPSPSLLHAFQQESYSFIPKRYHNHPLPVPQVRALWGYDKSFQRGTIPKRLKKWTEERLSQKQPFLIFFPTIALMNRAEPLFQLLDEKIVAVHAADSERKEKVLKLRNKEVPGLLTTTILERGITISNVQVAVIGAESLIFTASALIQIAGRVGRDRQFPAGEVLFFHHGITIEMDEACAKIALYNRKGFPQ; from the coding sequence ATGAAATATAAAGGTTGGCTGTTACCACCAGCATTACGTGATTTCCATGAAGGTCGCATTTGGTTAAAAAATCATTCTCCATATTCATCAGCACATATTGATAACGCAATCGAGCGAAAATATTTTAATTTAATAGAAGGAATTCAAATGAAGCCAGTTATTCGTTGCAATCGCTGCCACAATACAAACCCGCAATTATTCACTCTATTTGATTGCTCAAAATGCCAGCAACAATGTTTATATTGTCGGCATTGTATCAAAATGGGGAGGGTGAGCAGCTGTACGAATTTGATGGTTTGGATTGGTCCTAAAGCCATTAAGACGTACAAGCATTTATTCAAATGGGCAGGGCAATTCACGGAACTTCAACAACAGGCTGCAAATGAAACTTTAGCAAGTGTGACAGCAAAGCGTTCGCATTTAATTCATGCAGTGTGTGGTGCTGGAAAAACCGAGCTGCTTTTTCCAACGGTTTATGATGCGCTAAAGCGAGGGCTACGTGTTTGTATTGCAACACCACGCACAGATGTAGTGTTGGAATTGACGCCACGCTTCCAGCAAGTATTCCCTGAAACTATTATTCATGCATTATACGGTGGTGTCTTACAACAACATGGCTATGCCCAGATGGTTATAGCAACGACCCATCAGCTTTACCGATTTGACAAGGCTTTTGATGTTATCATTGTCGATGAAGCAGATGCTTTTCCTTATACATTTGATGAAACCCTACAAAGAGCAGTAGGAAAGGCTAAAAAAGAACATGCTCCTATTGTATTTGTTACAGCAACCCCATCACCATCATTACTACATGCCTTTCAGCAAGAAAGCTACTCCTTTATTCCAAAACGCTATCACAATCATCCATTGCCAGTTCCTCAAGTGCGTGCTTTATGGGGCTATGATAAAAGCTTCCAGCGAGGTACAATCCCCAAAAGGTTAAAAAAATGGACAGAGGAACGTCTTAGCCAAAAGCAGCCATTTTTAATCTTCTTTCCAACAATCGCCTTAATGAATAGAGCAGAACCCCTTTTTCAGTTGCTAGATGAAAAGATAGTAGCTGTGCATGCAGCAGATTCGGAGCGAAAGGAAAAGGTGCTGAAGCTAAGAAATAAAGAAGTTCCAGGCTTATTAACTACAACTATATTAGAAAGAGGCATTACAATTAGCAATGTACAGGTGGCAGTAATCGGAGCAGAGTCATTGATTTTTACTGCCAGCGCTCTTATTCAAATTGCGGGTCGTGTTGGGCGGGATAGACAATTTCCTGCTGGTGAGGTCTTGTTCTTTCATCACGGCATCACAATAGAGATGGATGAGGCATGTGCAAAAATTGCTTTATATAATAGAAAAGGATTTCCCCAATGA
- a CDS encoding flagellar protein FlgN has protein sequence MSVEAINSTLTMLERMHKSLLELALKKTEIIKAGDIEALDQLLKDEQAHIAAIDKLEQQRQKQVTDYLEAKGLASSDKTTVADVIEAADQQADKATLSVVRDRLLQIITDLRKQNDLNQKLVFQSLQIVNLTLDAVRPRTEQMNYSSNEVHGTNNIAKKSYFDSQA, from the coding sequence ATGTCTGTAGAAGCGATTAATTCTACATTAACGATGCTAGAAAGAATGCATAAAAGTTTACTTGAACTAGCCTTGAAAAAAACAGAAATCATTAAAGCTGGTGATATCGAAGCTCTAGACCAATTGCTCAAGGATGAGCAGGCACACATAGCGGCCATCGATAAGCTCGAGCAACAGCGTCAGAAACAGGTAACGGACTACCTCGAAGCAAAGGGACTTGCTTCATCTGACAAAACGACTGTCGCAGATGTCATCGAGGCTGCTGACCAACAAGCTGACAAAGCAACCTTATCAGTAGTTCGCGATCGTTTACTGCAAATTATCACTGACCTACGAAAACAAAATGACTTAAATCAAAAACTTGTTTTCCAATCACTACAAATCGTCAACCTAACATTAGATGCTGTAAGACCTCGCACAGAGCAAATGAACTACTCTAGCAACGAGGTTCATGGCACAAATAACATAGCTAAAAAATCATATTTCGATTCACAAGCCTAA
- a CDS encoding YigZ family protein: MRENYLTVKGYGESEIVISKSRFLTYIERAETEEDAISFIDRIKKMHHNATHNCSAYIIGEHDHIQKANDDGEPSGTAGVPMLEVLKKQGLKDTVVVVTRYFGGIKLGGGGLIRAYGKATTEGLIAAQVVERKLHHFMKVAIDYTWLGKVENEIRGSSYSLEEIRYLEGVEIITSVLKEEEEQFRNWITEITNGQASITFEDAQFIEFIVK, encoded by the coding sequence ATGAGAGAAAACTATTTAACAGTAAAAGGATATGGTGAAAGCGAAATTGTTATTTCCAAATCCCGCTTTCTCACTTATATAGAACGTGCAGAAACGGAAGAGGATGCAATTTCCTTTATAGATCGTATAAAAAAAATGCATCATAATGCAACACATAACTGCTCAGCCTATATTATTGGTGAGCATGATCATATTCAAAAAGCGAATGATGACGGGGAACCTAGTGGTACGGCTGGCGTCCCTATGTTAGAGGTCTTAAAAAAACAAGGCTTAAAAGATACGGTCGTCGTAGTTACTCGCTATTTTGGAGGTATTAAGCTCGGTGGCGGTGGTCTCATTCGTGCTTACGGGAAAGCGACAACAGAGGGTCTCATTGCTGCACAAGTAGTTGAACGTAAACTTCATCATTTCATGAAGGTAGCCATTGATTACACATGGCTAGGGAAAGTCGAAAATGAAATAAGAGGTTCATCTTACTCTTTAGAGGAAATACGGTATTTAGAGGGTGTCGAAATCATTACTTCTGTGTTAAAAGAGGAAGAAGAGCAGTTCCGAAATTGGATTACAGAAATCACAAATGGACAAGCATCCATTACATTCGAAGATGCTCAATTTATAGAATTTATTGTCAAATAA
- a CDS encoding ComF family protein, whose amino-acid sequence MNKIESHCLICSQPLTSTISWKILLTKQFSPTICDRCAARFEHSQSATALYQYNDAMKDYLHQFKFLQDVALAKVFRQELYARFRKEKAMILPIPMHPLKQQERTFSHTEELLKAAFIPYIQLLEKTTTETQSSKNREQRIHVAPLFRVKVGSQVEHKDYLLFDDIKTTGTTIQHAADVLMQAGAKNVQYFTLIEG is encoded by the coding sequence ATGAATAAAATAGAATCGCATTGCTTAATTTGCTCGCAGCCGTTGACATCAACCATATCCTGGAAAATTCTGTTAACAAAGCAGTTTTCACCGACTATATGTGATAGGTGTGCTGCTCGCTTTGAACATTCACAGTCAGCTACAGCACTCTATCAGTATAATGACGCGATGAAAGATTACTTACATCAGTTTAAATTTCTTCAGGATGTAGCTCTTGCAAAAGTATTTCGACAGGAGCTTTATGCTCGATTTAGAAAAGAGAAAGCGATGATTCTACCAATTCCCATGCATCCCCTCAAGCAACAGGAGCGTACCTTCTCACACACAGAGGAACTATTAAAGGCAGCTTTTATTCCGTACATTCAGCTATTAGAAAAGACAACAACAGAGACACAAAGCTCCAAAAATAGAGAGCAGCGCATACATGTAGCACCTCTTTTTCGTGTAAAGGTAGGCTCACAAGTAGAGCATAAAGATTACCTTCTTTTTGACGATATTAAAACTACAGGAACAACCATTCAGCATGCCGCAGATGTGCTAATGCAGGCGGGTGCTAAAAATGTCCAATACTTCACATTAATTGAAGGATGA
- a CDS encoding response regulator transcription factor produces MTKIIIVDDHQLFREGVKRILDFEDTFDVVAEGDDGTDVVTLYAENEPDVVLMDINMPGKNGVEATSELINDFPDAKVIMLSIHDDETYVTHALKSGALGYMLKEMDADEIVEAIKVVANGGSYLHPKVTKNLVAEFKRLSEHENKGNFHQTEIRRPFHLLTKRECEVLQLLTDGQSNRTIGETLFISEKTVKNHVSSILQKMNVNDRTQAVVTAIKNGWVEVR; encoded by the coding sequence ATGACAAAGATTATAATTGTAGACGATCACCAGCTATTCCGCGAAGGAGTAAAACGCATTTTAGATTTTGAAGATACGTTTGATGTAGTAGCTGAAGGTGATGATGGTACTGACGTGGTTACGTTATATGCTGAAAACGAACCAGATGTTGTATTAATGGATATTAACATGCCAGGTAAAAATGGAGTAGAAGCAACGTCAGAGTTAATCAATGATTTTCCTGATGCGAAAGTGATTATGCTGTCGATCCATGATGATGAAACATATGTCACACATGCATTAAAATCAGGTGCTCTTGGCTATATGTTAAAAGAGATGGATGCCGATGAAATCGTTGAAGCGATCAAAGTCGTTGCTAATGGTGGATCTTATTTACATCCAAAAGTAACAAAAAACCTAGTAGCTGAGTTCAAACGCCTGTCTGAACACGAAAATAAAGGGAACTTCCACCAAACGGAAATTCGCCGTCCATTCCATTTATTAACTAAACGTGAATGTGAAGTATTACAGCTATTAACAGATGGTCAATCAAACCGTACAATTGGTGAGACATTGTTTATCTCTGAAAAAACGGTTAAAAACCACGTTTCAAGTATTCTACAAAAAATGAATGTTAATGACCGTACACAAGCTGTTGTAACAGCCATTAAAAATGGTTGGGTGGAAGTACGATAA
- a CDS encoding DegV family protein, which produces MRTAIVTDSTAYLSAEERARLNIHMIPLSVNISGELFAEEVDITASEFYDKVRGAKEFPKTTQPPIGEFVALFDELAKDYDEVISIHLSSGISGTYQGAVQAGEMVEGIKVHAFDSEISCAVQGFYVLKAAEMAKEGHSAQDILAALADMQQYIRAYFIVDDLAHLQRGGRLSSAAALIGGLLQVKPVLHFVDKVIVPFEKIRTRKKALKRVEELLAEDARKYEAMDAVVIHGNCQAEAQEWLEQLAEAYPNVSFKLSYFGPVIGTHLGEGSMGLGWTKK; this is translated from the coding sequence ATGAGGACGGCAATCGTAACAGATAGTACTGCATATCTTTCAGCTGAGGAACGTGCACGCTTAAACATTCACATGATACCTTTAAGTGTTAATATCTCAGGTGAACTATTTGCAGAAGAAGTAGACATCACAGCATCTGAGTTTTACGATAAGGTGCGTGGAGCAAAAGAATTCCCAAAAACAACACAGCCTCCAATCGGAGAATTTGTTGCTCTCTTTGACGAGCTAGCGAAGGATTATGACGAGGTTATTTCGATCCATTTATCAAGTGGTATTAGTGGAACATATCAAGGGGCAGTACAGGCAGGTGAAATGGTAGAAGGCATAAAAGTGCATGCCTTTGACAGTGAAATTTCCTGTGCGGTTCAGGGCTTTTATGTTTTAAAAGCTGCTGAAATGGCGAAAGAGGGCCATTCAGCGCAAGACATACTGGCGGCATTAGCGGACATGCAGCAGTATATCCGTGCTTACTTCATTGTAGACGACTTAGCTCATTTACAACGTGGTGGGCGTTTGTCTTCTGCGGCAGCCTTGATCGGCGGCTTATTACAAGTAAAGCCTGTTCTACATTTTGTAGACAAGGTGATTGTGCCTTTTGAAAAAATCCGAACACGTAAAAAAGCATTAAAACGTGTAGAGGAATTGCTAGCAGAGGATGCGAGAAAGTATGAAGCTATGGACGCTGTTGTCATACACGGCAATTGCCAAGCAGAAGCACAAGAATGGCTAGAGCAATTAGCAGAAGCGTACCCGAACGTAAGTTTTAAATTAAGCTATTTCGGCCCTGTCATTGGCACACATTTAGGTGAAGGATCGATGGGCTTAGGCTGGACAAAAAAATAA
- a CDS encoding glycosyltransferase family 4 protein produces the protein MLYVSLIAAFVASILLTPLVKRLAFRIGAVDAPNYRKVHARIMPRLGGLAIFLAFIIGVTILYSFLIHTKHGSPESLLAIIIGACIIVATGVIDDMREISAKAKMIGQLGAALIVVFVGGIQIEMVNLPFLGTLDFGLLSIPLTIIWIVGVTNAINLIDGLDGLAAGVSTIALITLAIMAFIMSNMFVLALAAILAVASLGFLFYNFHPAKIFMGDTGALFLGFMISVLALLGFKNVAFVALIIPIIILGVPISDTFFAIVRRVRMKKKWSDPDKSHLHHRLLDMGFTHRQTVLIIYGIAMMFGLAAIIFSMAKLWGAILLVAVILTAIEIFVEVIGLAGKNYRPLLNFVRIFSK, from the coding sequence ATGCTTTACGTGTCTTTAATAGCAGCGTTCGTTGCATCCATTTTGTTAACTCCATTAGTGAAACGTTTAGCGTTTAGAATAGGTGCTGTTGATGCACCAAACTACCGAAAAGTACATGCTCGAATTATGCCAAGACTTGGCGGCTTAGCCATTTTCCTTGCGTTTATAATTGGTGTGACGATTTTATATTCATTTTTAATCCATACTAAACATGGTAGTCCCGAATCTTTGTTAGCTATCATTATAGGTGCTTGTATTATCGTTGCCACTGGTGTTATTGACGATATGCGTGAGATTTCTGCCAAGGCAAAGATGATTGGTCAGCTAGGTGCCGCACTAATTGTTGTTTTTGTAGGTGGAATTCAAATTGAAATGGTTAATTTACCATTCTTAGGTACATTAGACTTTGGTTTACTAAGTATCCCATTAACAATTATTTGGATTGTTGGGGTTACAAATGCTATTAATTTAATTGATGGCTTAGATGGCCTAGCAGCAGGTGTTTCTACAATTGCACTCATTACATTAGCAATCATGGCGTTTATTATGAGCAATATGTTTGTTTTAGCGCTAGCAGCCATTTTAGCTGTAGCTTCACTTGGTTTCTTATTTTATAATTTCCACCCAGCGAAAATTTTTATGGGTGATACAGGGGCATTGTTCCTCGGATTTATGATTTCCGTGTTGGCATTACTTGGTTTTAAAAATGTTGCATTCGTAGCTTTAATCATTCCAATTATTATTCTTGGTGTACCAATTTCTGATACATTCTTTGCGATTGTTCGTCGTGTACGCATGAAGAAGAAATGGTCTGATCCAGATAAATCTCACTTACACCACCGTTTACTGGATATGGGCTTTACACATCGTCAAACTGTATTAATTATTTATGGCATCGCGATGATGTTTGGATTAGCAGCGATCATCTTCTCTATGGCAAAATTATGGGGAGCTATTTTACTTGTAGCTGTTATTTTAACAGCCATTGAAATCTTTGTTGAGGTCATTGGGCTAGCAGGTAAAAACTATAGACCATTATTAAACTTTGTACGGATTTTCAGTAAATAA
- a CDS encoding sensor histidine kinase has translation MFSNDTFDLKSLDDIFNRMLDTIMSSKDDIFIISEQSRRSFEDMQKELEIVRKQISIVIDEGDALEKSTQLAKQRLVLVSKAFDNYTEEQVREAYETAHDFQVKLSVIRTQEKQLRDKRDDLERRLRGLLDTIERADHIVNQVNVILNYLTSDLKNVGLALEQAKMKQDFGIRIIAAQEEERKRLSREIHDGPAQMLANVLMRTDLIDRTYREKGIENALAEIADLKKTVRNALSEVRRIIYDLRPMALDDLGIVPTLKKYLSTVTEYNPGVEVHFQSRSTEKRIPSNYEVSIFRLVQECVTNAMKHGKCKDIWVKLEWLKEAVNIVVKDDGIGFDPQVVKDHSFGILGMKERIEILNGTITITSEINRGTTVLFKIPLEVE, from the coding sequence ATGTTTTCAAATGATACCTTCGATTTAAAGTCGCTTGATGACATTTTCAATCGAATGTTAGATACAATCATGAGCTCAAAGGATGACATCTTTATTATAAGTGAACAAAGCCGAAGAAGCTTTGAAGATATGCAAAAAGAGCTGGAAATTGTTCGAAAACAAATATCAATTGTAATTGATGAAGGCGATGCTCTGGAAAAAAGTACGCAGCTTGCTAAGCAAAGACTTGTATTAGTAAGTAAAGCTTTTGATAATTATACCGAAGAACAAGTTAGAGAAGCATATGAAACTGCACATGATTTCCAGGTAAAGCTCTCCGTTATTAGAACGCAAGAAAAACAGCTACGCGATAAAAGAGATGATCTAGAGAGAAGATTAAGAGGATTACTCGATACGATTGAACGTGCTGATCATATTGTCAATCAGGTAAATGTCATTTTGAATTACTTAACTTCAGATTTAAAAAATGTTGGTTTAGCGCTTGAACAAGCAAAAATGAAGCAAGATTTTGGGATACGTATTATTGCAGCTCAAGAAGAAGAGCGTAAGCGTTTATCGAGAGAGATTCATGATGGACCTGCTCAAATGCTTGCAAATGTACTAATGCGCACTGATTTAATAGATAGAACGTATCGTGAAAAGGGTATTGAAAATGCATTGGCTGAAATTGCTGATTTAAAGAAAACGGTGCGAAATGCTTTATCTGAGGTGCGACGTATTATTTATGATCTACGACCAATGGCACTTGATGATTTGGGAATTGTTCCGACATTAAAGAAGTATTTATCGACAGTAACTGAATATAATCCAGGTGTTGAAGTTCATTTCCAATCGAGAAGTACAGAAAAACGTATACCTTCAAATTATGAGGTATCCATTTTCCGATTAGTGCAGGAATGCGTAACAAATGCCATGAAGCATGGAAAATGTAAAGACATTTGGGTAAAGCTTGAGTGGTTAAAAGAAGCTGTCAATATCGTTGTGAAAGATGATGGCATTGGCTTTGATCCACAAGTAGTGAAAGACCATTCCTTTGGGATTTTAGGAATGAAAGAACGTATCGAAATTTTAAATGGTACAATCACGATTACTAGTGAAATCAATCGAGGGACAACGGTTTTATTTAAAATACCGTTAGAAGTAGAGTGA
- the flgM gene encoding flagellar biosynthesis anti-sigma factor FlgM, with product MKITSYGINAVNAYKNQVRNVKSDTNKASFADKIEISKAAQDMKSVSTYSTERADRVQQLKKDIDSGEYKVDARKVAEDMLKYYRF from the coding sequence ATGAAAATTACATCTTATGGAATTAATGCAGTAAACGCCTATAAAAACCAAGTACGTAACGTTAAATCAGATACAAACAAAGCATCTTTTGCTGATAAAATTGAGATTTCGAAAGCTGCTCAAGATATGAAAAGCGTATCAACATACAGTACAGAGCGAGCTGACCGCGTACAACAGCTGAAAAAAGACATTGATTCTGGTGAATACAAAGTAGATGCTCGCAAAGTAGCAGAGGATATGCTGAAATATTATCGTTTCTAG
- a CDS encoding DUF3225 domain-containing protein gives MLKKSFLAVLILFVLTLTACGNKEEKMSDEDREKVIEDGTVGFEMMGGNVEKAENVPAADEKAILASFDEYIAALNAEEIERYMKTISKNPKGFKYDEEKTYATEVFDQFDIKRDVENVTIAKYEPEEAQVFANMKMHSLQIETNVEHESAGRQVTVFVKEDDDWKVTSVFYIGDDSQSSTGN, from the coding sequence ATGTTAAAGAAAAGTTTTCTAGCAGTGTTAATCTTATTCGTATTAACTTTAACTGCATGTGGTAATAAAGAAGAGAAGATGAGTGACGAGGATCGAGAAAAAGTAATAGAAGATGGTACAGTAGGCTTTGAGATGATGGGTGGTAATGTGGAAAAAGCTGAAAATGTGCCAGCAGCAGATGAAAAGGCAATTTTAGCATCTTTCGATGAGTATATTGCTGCATTAAATGCTGAAGAAATCGAGCGTTATATGAAGACAATCTCGAAAAATCCAAAGGGTTTTAAATACGATGAAGAAAAAACATATGCAACAGAAGTATTCGATCAATTTGATATTAAGCGTGATGTAGAAAACGTAACGATTGCTAAATATGAACCAGAAGAGGCTCAGGTGTTTGCCAACATGAAAATGCACTCTCTTCAGATTGAGACAAATGTTGAACACGAAAGTGCAGGACGTCAAGTAACAGTCTTTGTGAAGGAAGACGATGATTGGAAGGTTACAAGTGTCTTTTATATTGGTGATGACTCACAGTCTAGTACAGGCAACTAA
- a CDS encoding TIGR03826 family flagellar region protein has product MAEVRNCPKCNEFFNYTGVREVCHKCAQSEEELYQIVYRFLRKRENRAATVERIVEATGAEEELLYKWVRKGRLQPAMFPNLGYPCDNCGHLTTIGKLCTKCQDELKADLRTFEAAKEFRDSVEQRDRVTYHAERKR; this is encoded by the coding sequence ATGGCTGAGGTTCGTAATTGTCCAAAATGTAATGAATTTTTTAATTATACAGGGGTCCGAGAAGTATGTCATAAGTGTGCACAATCAGAGGAAGAGCTTTATCAAATCGTTTATCGCTTCCTTCGTAAACGTGAGAACCGTGCAGCAACAGTTGAGCGTATCGTAGAAGCAACTGGAGCAGAAGAGGAGCTATTGTATAAATGGGTTCGTAAAGGCCGCTTGCAGCCAGCCATGTTCCCTAACCTTGGTTATCCATGTGATAACTGTGGTCACCTGACAACCATAGGTAAGCTTTGTACAAAATGTCAAGATGAATTAAAGGCTGACTTACGTACATTTGAAGCAGCTAAGGAATTCCGCGACAGTGTAGAGCAACGCGATCGTGTAACCTATCACGCAGAGCGAAAACGCTAA
- a CDS encoding LCP family protein, giving the protein MKKRSVKPYKKRSSKASLIIKVTLLLVASLVICVTAYGVYLTKQVEHAANSAYEELEGRQVSTQREEKVEPVHDNVSILFVGVDDSDNRGQGSENSRSDALILATLNNKTHTIKMLSIPRDSYVYIPKVGYKDKITHAHAMGGTLTTIETVEQLFDIPIDYYVRMNFNAFIDVVDALGGIEAEVPYALHELDEFDKFTINLQPGLQHLNGSEALALARTRKQDSDIERGKRQQEILSAIIKKVASVGSITKYDDVIKALGDNMKTDMTFTEMKSFISYLSKGAPRIDSLTLDGTDDMSTGIYYYQLNQDSVDEVKEIFNNHLGRNESSSSLTSGNTSGTDSAASDDNSAVE; this is encoded by the coding sequence ATGAAAAAAAGATCTGTTAAACCGTACAAAAAAAGATCTTCTAAAGCTTCCTTAATTATAAAAGTTACACTACTATTAGTTGCCAGCTTGGTGATTTGTGTAACGGCTTATGGTGTTTACCTTACAAAACAGGTAGAGCATGCTGCAAACTCAGCATACGAGGAATTAGAAGGTCGACAGGTTTCTACTCAGCGAGAAGAAAAAGTAGAGCCAGTACATGATAATGTATCTATTTTATTTGTCGGGGTTGATGATAGTGATAATCGTGGACAGGGTTCTGAAAACTCACGTTCCGATGCACTTATTTTAGCTACGTTAAATAACAAAACACATACAATTAAAATGTTAAGTATTCCTCGTGATTCTTACGTTTATATTCCTAAGGTCGGTTATAAAGATAAAATTACTCATGCTCATGCCATGGGTGGAACACTTACTACTATTGAAACAGTAGAACAACTATTTGACATTCCAATCGACTATTATGTGCGTATGAACTTCAATGCCTTCATTGACGTTGTCGATGCACTCGGTGGTATTGAAGCAGAGGTACCTTATGCTTTACACGAATTAGATGAATTTGATAAATTCACAATCAATTTACAGCCAGGCTTACAGCATTTAAACGGTAGTGAGGCTCTTGCCCTTGCAAGAACACGTAAGCAAGATAGTGATATTGAGCGTGGTAAACGTCAACAAGAAATTCTTTCAGCTATTATCAAAAAAGTTGCTTCTGTTGGTTCCATCACAAAGTATGATGATGTCATTAAAGCCCTTGGTGATAACATGAAAACAGATATGACATTCACTGAAATGAAATCCTTCATATCTTATTTATCAAAAGGTGCTCCACGTATCGACTCTTTAACATTGGATGGTACAGATGACATGTCTACTGGTATATATTATTATCAGTTAAATCAGGATTCTGTAGATGAAGTGAAGGAAATCTTCAATAACCATCTTGGACGAAATGAAAGTTCATCAAGCCTAACAAGTGGCAATACTTCAGGAACAGACAGTGCTGCAAGCGATGATAATTCAGCCGTTGAATAA